The following coding sequences are from one Ovis canadensis isolate MfBH-ARS-UI-01 breed Bighorn chromosome 25, ARS-UI_OviCan_v2, whole genome shotgun sequence window:
- the CHST3 gene encoding carbohydrate sulfotransferase 3 — MEKGLSLPQDCRHFLHSLRMRSKYALFLAFVVVVFVFIEKENKIISRVSDKLKQIPQSLVEANSTDPALVLAENASLLSLSELDSAFLQLQSRLRNLSLLLGLEPAEEAEEEQMLEAEEEWEQLEPRPPAEAPPRRHVLLMATTRTGSSFVGEFFNQQGNIFYLFEPLWHIERTVSFEQGGANAAGSALVYRDVLKQLFLCDLYILEHFIIPAPEDHLTQFVFRRGSSRSLCEDPVCTPLVKKVFEKYPCKNRRCGPLNMTLAAEACRRKEHMAVKAVRIRQLEFLQPLAEDPRLDLRVIQLVRDPRAVLASRMVAFADKYETWKKWVAKGQDQLREEEVLRLKGNCESIRLSAELGLRQPAWLRGRYMLVRYEDVALRPLQKAQEMYRFAGIPLTPQVEDWIQKNTQAAHDGIYSTQKNSSEQFEKWRFSMPFKLAQVVQAACGPAMRLFGYKPVQDAASLSNRSVSLLEERGTFWVT, encoded by the coding sequence GGTCTCAGACAAGCTGAAGCAGATCCCTCAGTCCCTGGTAGAGGCCAACAGCACCGACCCAGCCCTGGTCTTGGCCGAGAACGCATCCCTCTTGTCCCTGAGTGAGCTGGATTCGGCCTTCCTGCAGCTGCAGAGCCGCCTGCGAAACCTCAGTCTGCTGCTGGGCTTGGAGCCAGCAGAGGAGGCCGAGGAGGAGCAGATGCTGGAGGCGGAAGAGGAATGGGAGCAGCTGGAACCCCGCCCACCCGCCGAGGCCCCGCCCCGGCGCCACGTGCTCCTCATGGCCACGACTCGCACCGGTTCCTCGTTTGTGGGTGAGTTCTTCAATCAGCAGGGCAATATCTTCTACCTCTTCGAGCCGCTGTGGCACATCGAGCGCACGGTGTCCTTCGAGCAGGGTGGCGCCAACGCTGCGGGCTCGGCCTTGGTCTACCGCGACGTGCTCAAGCAGCTTTTCCTGTGCGACCTGTACATCCTGGAGCACTTCATCATCCCGGCGCCCGAGGACCACCTGACCCAGTTCGTGTTCCGCCGGGGCTCCAGCCGCTCCCTCTGCGAGGACCCCGTCTGCACGCCCCTCGTCAAGAAGGTCTTCGAGAAGTATCCCTGCAAGAACCGCCGCTGTGGACCTCTCAACATGACGCTGGCCGCTGAAGCCTGCCGCCGCAAGGAGCACATGGCCGTCAAGGCCGTCCGCATCAGGCAACTGGAGTTCCTCCAGCCACTGGCCGAGGACCCCCGTCTCGACCTGCGCGTCATCCAGCTGGTGCGCGACCCCCGCGCTGTGCTGGCCTCCCGTATGGTGGCCTTTGCGGACAAGTACGAGACCTGGAAGAAGTGGGTGGCCAAGGGACAGGACCAGCTGAGGGAGGAGGAGGTGCTGCGGCTGAAGGGCAACTGTGAGAGCATCCGCCTATCTGCCGAGTTGGGCCTGAGGCAGCCGGCTTGGCTGCGGGGCCGCTACATGCTGGTGCGCTACGAGGACGTGGCCCTCCGGCCGCTGCAGAAGGCCCAGGAGATGTATCGCTTTGCAGGCATCCCCCTAACCCCGCAGGTGGAGGACTGGATCCAGAAGAACACCCAGGCGGCCCACGATGGCATCTACTCCACGCAGAAGAACTCCTCGGAACAGTTTGAGAAATGGCGCTTCAGCATGCCCTTCAAGCTGGCGCAGGTGGTGCAGGCTGCCTGCGGCCCGGCCATGCGCCTCTTCGGCTACAAGCCAGTGCAGGATGCCGCCTCGCTCTCCAACCGCTCTGTCAGCCTGCTGGAGGAGCGCGGCACCTTCTGGGTCACGTAG